The Pecten maximus chromosome 12, xPecMax1.1, whole genome shotgun sequence genome includes a region encoding these proteins:
- the LOC117339254 gene encoding tripartite motif-containing protein 2-like — protein sequence MAEADPRPEYRCLMCTSPYKEPRLLPCGHTFCCRCLTSYIEAEHVTADEDRHYFPCPVCEASINPDDGNTAVSTWATCFPKNDFLVSSIAQSADVLFCAPCRRWKESNPAEVTCTECEEKLCNQCRIYHKRNKASSSHRLVSISGNVGQLCDVTVYEICHKHSGKPLDVYCVDHSAMCCSICVSVSHRQCNNVKPMEDVIKKTMAKQSLGETEWKELTEETKKMLDEDDLGITTLNAREKEVSAEMTDRIQKAKDKLDNLNARFQSDLAGQCRTYRQQLLNRRKNVNTFHINAENSHLLMSRSDQQLSERHRFFVREQTKNQISGHYRRMDQNTKKETNQFDITLKLQETINEIMKMTTAGNVDVTSTLSPVSQNANGRICSLIGSLLLTPSASAFSDSTSTSDLTGSLQHLTVQTTPVTAAVDVWTGSVSCVHTVNTSTLRGEDTPLLMGGIFTDNNELLITDNCNRRLLLFDDKYSYTREYKVSGCPTDIARGRTADEIFVALDQKQILRCTLQNGQLSVINKIRSPPNTWGIAVLGDNILVDTPDSVKVMSIDGKVTKSIKKRGGNIYLAVSTSKSTVYHIDNNDVVCRRLDSDAVVYRYRDPGLREPVGIGLDRDNNVYVCGYGTGTVYLVSPDGSRGRVLLSKLSGITCPCCIVVHPTKQEFVVTYNQESTVLEVYKFSDDNI from the coding sequence ATGGCAGAAGCCGACCCGAGACCGGAATACAGATGTTTGATGTGTACGTCACCCTACAAAGAACCGAGGCTGCTCCCTTGTGGTCATACTTTCTGCTGCCGATGTCTGACGTCATACATCGAAGCGGAACACGTCACAGCAGACGAGGACCGACACTACTTCCCTTGTCCTGTCTGTGAGGCGTCAATTAATCCTGATGACGGCAATACGGCCGTAAGTACATGGGCGACATGTTTTCCGAAAAATGATTTCCTTGTTTCCTCTATAGCACAGTCCGCCGATGTCCTTTTCTGTGCGCCATGTCGACGCTGGAAAGAATCGAACCCTGCCGAGGTCACGTGTACCGAGTGTGAAGAGAAGCTCTGTAATCAATGCAGAATTTACCATAAACGGAACAAGGCATCATCTTCTCATCGACTTGTCTCCATCTCTGGCAATGTTGGACAACTTTGTGATGTAACAGTCTACGAAATCTGTCATAAACATAGTGGAAAACCCCTGGACGTGTACTGTGTAGACCACAGCGCTATGTGTTGTAGTATTTGTGTGTCGGtgtcacacagacaatgtaACAATGTTAAACCAATGGAGGATGTGATCAAGAAGACAATGGCAAAACAGAGTCTCGGTGAGACAGAATGGAAGGAGCTGACAGAGGAAACAAAGAAGATGTTAGATGAGGACGATTTAGGGATAACAACGCTAAACGCAAGAGAAAAAGAAGTTTCAGCGGAAATGACCGACAGGATACAGAAAGCTAAAGACAAGCTCGATAACCTTAACGCAAGATTTCAATCAGACCTCGCAGGTCAATGCAGAACATACAGACAACAACTACTGAATCGACGGAAGAATGTCAACACATTTCACATCAACGCGGAAAATTCACATCTGCTGATGTCACGTTCAGATCAACAGTTATCAGAGCGTCACCGATTTTTCGTGagagaacaaacaaaaaatcagaTATCGGGACATTACCGACGTATGGATCAAAACACAAAGAAAGAAACAAATCAGTTTGACATCACACTGAAGCTACAGGAAACgattaatgaaattatgaaaatgaCAACCGCGGGAAATGTTGACGTCACCTCGACACTTTCACCCGTGTCACAGAATGCAAATGGCCGTATATGTTCCTTGATAGGATCTTTGCTTTTGACGCCTTCAGCTTCAGCATTTTCGGACTCGACTTCGACTTCCGATTTGACGGGTTCTCTGCAGCATCTGACAGTCCAGACTACTCCAGTAACGGCCGCGGTGGATGTATGGACCGGGTCGGTATCTTGTGTACATACGGTTAACACCAGCACACTTAGAGGAGAGGACACGCCTTTGTTGATGGGAGGAATCTTTACTGACAACAATGAATTACTTATTACAGACAACTGTAACCGTAGACTCCTACTGTTTGATGATAAATATTCCTACACGAGAGAATATAAAGTTAGTGGTTGCCCTACAGATATAGCACGTGGACGTACTGCTGATGAGATATTTGTGGCTTTAGACCAGAAACAGATACTGAGATGTACACTACAGAATGGTCAGCTGTCCGTGATCAACAAGATCAGAAGTCCCCCTAATACCTGGGGTATAGCAGTACTCGGGGACAACATCCTGGTCGATACTCCAGATAGTGTGAAGGTTATGTCTATCGATGGGAAGGTCACCAAGTCAATAAAGAAGAGaggaggtaacatatacctCGCAGTATCTACATCTAAGTCCACTGTATACCACATAGATAACAATGACGTTGTGTGTAGACGACTAGACAGTGACGCAGTAGTCTACAGGTACAGGGATCCTGGTCTGAGAGAGCCTGTAGGTATCGGACTGGAccgggataacaatgtgtatgtttgtggtTACGGTACCGGAACCGTTTACCTCGTTTCACCTGACGGGTCACGTGGGAGGGTATTACTGTCCAAGCTGTCCGGTATCACCTGTCCGTGCTGTATAGTGGTCCATCCAACCAAACAGGAGTTCGTGGTTACTTATAACCAGGAATCTACTGTACTGGAGGTGTATAAATTCAGTGACGACAACATATAA